From the Desulfovermiculus halophilus DSM 18834 genome, the window GTGAAGTGAAAGAGGTGATAGATGATAAAGGCCAGGATGACCAGACCGCTGTAGATCATTGTCCGGGAAAAGATTGTGCTTCGCTGGTATGTGCGCCGAACATACTTTGTGGACCTGGATTGGCGATTTTCCAGGGTCAGCGTAATCCCGAAATAGATGTGGATTGAGACCAGAAGCAGCATGATCAGCCGCTCCAGCCACAGCAGGGGGCCGAGGCTCTGCACATGGTGGGCATAGCTGTTCAGGCCGGCGGGACCCCAGAAAATGGTTGTATTGCCCAGCATGTGGCCAATAATGAAAAGGAGGAGAAAAATGCCGCTGACCCCAACCAGAATCTTTCGGGCCAAGGTTTTTTCAGTCAAAATCATGCGCGTTTACTCCTTGCAAAAGAATGTGTCAGCACCGCATCGTCACCAAGTCCAGGCCATGGCCATGGCCTCCACCGCGCCGGACCAGACCAGGCGTTCGCTGAAAATTGTGCACAGGTCTCTTTGCTGGGCATCACCCCCTTAATAATGGCCGGTATGCAGACCCCTGGGTTCCACGGCTGGCTGTTGCGGAAAGGGGAAAGCCTGAGCTCGGGGCCTCTTCGGCCTCAGACTTTCCAGTGTACCTGAAAGAATCTACAAATCAGCCAGGTAAGATACAATGCGGGAAAACTGTGGACAAAATACGTAGGCGATCTACGCACCAGGAGATCCGGCGTCGCCCGCGGATTCCAGGTCCAGAAGGCAGGCCCGGAGGTTTCGGGAGGTATTGGCCAGACCGAGTTTTCTACGCATGTTGTTCCGGTGAGTATCAATGGTTCGCTTGGACAGCTTGAGCATGGAGGCGATCTCCTTGGTGCTCAAGCCCTGTTTGATCAGCTCGGCCAGCTGGGTTTCGGTGGAGGTGAACCCATACTGCTGGGTCAGGCCTTTCTGGGCCGGTGAAAGGATCTTCTCGATGCTGGCCCGGATCATGCCCATCCAGGTCGCCTGCCTGGCGGTCAGTCCCTCGCTTTCCAGCTGAGCCAGCAAGGGGAGCACCGACTGCTGCAGATTGGAAACCATGGTCTCCTGCATGATCCCCCGGCTTTCGTCCTTTTGCTCCAAAAGGACCCGCAGGGCGATATTGGCCTCTTCCAGCTTGGCGTTGCTGGCCATGAGCTCGCTGGTCCGCTCCTTCACCCGCTGCTCCAGGGCCTCATTCGCGGTCTGGAGCATCTTTTTGGTCTTCTGCAGCTGCAGATGGGCGTCGATCCTGGCCACCACCTCCTCACGCTGAAAGGGCTTG encodes:
- a CDS encoding succinate dehydrogenase cytochrome b subunit, with the protein product MILTEKTLARKILVGVSGIFLLLFIIGHMLGNTTIFWGPAGLNSYAHHVQSLGPLLWLERLIMLLLVSIHIYFGITLTLENRQSRSTKYVRRTYQRSTIFSRTMIYSGLVILAFIIYHLFHFTFQLTHPEISHLTDSAGRHDVYTMVVGSLQGFFVFLIYVIGLAALFFHLSHGVQSLFQTMGWNTDRTMPAITKGGRIAAVIIGIGFLAVPLAVFLRVLNI
- a CDS encoding response regulator transcription factor, which codes for MPAETDAASLILIVDDSVTNLQVLGSMLRDNGYKTAVAEDGEAALVFVRRRKPDLILLDIAMPGLDGFEVCARLTEDPDLASIPVIFLSVRTETSEKVRAFKCGGVDYITKPFQREEVVARIDAHLQLQKTKKMLQTANEALEQRVKERTSELMASNAKLEEANIALRVLLEQKDESRGIMQETMVSNLQQSVLPLLAQLESEGLTARQATWMGMIRASIEKILSPAQKGLTQQYGFTSTETQLAELIKQGLSTKEIASMLKLSKRTIDTHRNNMRRKLGLANTSRNLRACLLDLESAGDAGSPGA